A stretch of the Xyrauchen texanus isolate HMW12.3.18 chromosome 20, RBS_HiC_50CHRs, whole genome shotgun sequence genome encodes the following:
- the zmp:0000001006 gene encoding major histocompatibility complex class I-related gene protein isoform X1 gives MQAFLLGVALLDIVLGAEEHAYQQFIECAFNSEAQDEQLWSYGYDGKDIMHVDLEKEAVVATSEHGQRLAEARKSKEYIKRKEEKLQKVCSAVKTVFFASNNSLSKAAKPAVYVSSGGEKKQEYLKCVVHGFYPNTIRVQWTHNGRSIFYGVSTTGILPLIDGTFQMTSFLSLDKVSAHDVTCEIEHSSINGKLRKTYAEKSSLSQIPEPFLAVLTFLLGFVLPVVPTVIIICKRQRTRKPTEDKIKDTASDKSEASLSMNLMNISQES, from the exons CATGCATATCAGCAGTTCATTGAGTGTGCATTCAACAGTGAAGCGCAAGATGAACAATTATGGAGCTATGGATATGACGGCAAAGACATCATGCATGTGGATTTGGAGAAGGAAGCTGTGGTTGCTACCAGTGAACATGGCCAGCGTTTAGCAGAGGCGAGAAAAAGCAAAGAATACATtaagagaaaagaggaaaaactaCAGAAGGTGTGCTCTGCTGTAAAAACTGTCTTCTTTGCATCCAACAACTCTCTCTCCAAGGCAG CAAAACCAGCTGTGTATGTTTCTTCCGGAGGAGAAAAAAAACAGGAATATCTTAAATGTGTTGTGCATGGCTTCTATCCAAACACCATTCGAGTACAATGGACCCATAATGGAAGATCCATCTTTTATGGTGTATCAACTACTGGAATACTGCCTCTTATAGATGGCACATTCCAGATGACCTCCTTTCTTAGTCTTGATAAGGTCAGTGCCCACGATGTTACCTGTGAGATTGAACACTCAAGCATCAATGGGAAATTAAGGAAAACCTATG CGGAGAAATCATCTTTGTCACAAATCCCAGAACCTTTTCTGGCAGTGCTTACCTTTCTTCTTGGGTTTGTTTTACCAGTGGTCCCAACTGTAATAATTATATGTAAAAGGCAACGAACAAGAAAGCCAACCGAGGATAAGATTAAAGACACAGCAAGTGACAAGTCAGAAGCATCTCTATCAATGAATTTAATGAACATATCACAGGAATCATAA
- the zmp:0000001006 gene encoding major histocompatibility complex class I-related gene protein isoform X2, producing MQAFLLGVALLDIVLGAEHAYQQFIECAFNSEAQDEQLWSYGYDGKDIMHVDLEKEAVVATSEHGQRLAEARKSKEYIKRKEEKLQKVCSAVKTVFFASNNSLSKAAKPAVYVSSGGEKKQEYLKCVVHGFYPNTIRVQWTHNGRSIFYGVSTTGILPLIDGTFQMTSFLSLDKVSAHDVTCEIEHSSINGKLRKTYAEKSSLSQIPEPFLAVLTFLLGFVLPVVPTVIIICKRQRTRKPTEDKIKDTASDKSEASLSMNLMNISQES from the exons CATGCATATCAGCAGTTCATTGAGTGTGCATTCAACAGTGAAGCGCAAGATGAACAATTATGGAGCTATGGATATGACGGCAAAGACATCATGCATGTGGATTTGGAGAAGGAAGCTGTGGTTGCTACCAGTGAACATGGCCAGCGTTTAGCAGAGGCGAGAAAAAGCAAAGAATACATtaagagaaaagaggaaaaactaCAGAAGGTGTGCTCTGCTGTAAAAACTGTCTTCTTTGCATCCAACAACTCTCTCTCCAAGGCAG CAAAACCAGCTGTGTATGTTTCTTCCGGAGGAGAAAAAAAACAGGAATATCTTAAATGTGTTGTGCATGGCTTCTATCCAAACACCATTCGAGTACAATGGACCCATAATGGAAGATCCATCTTTTATGGTGTATCAACTACTGGAATACTGCCTCTTATAGATGGCACATTCCAGATGACCTCCTTTCTTAGTCTTGATAAGGTCAGTGCCCACGATGTTACCTGTGAGATTGAACACTCAAGCATCAATGGGAAATTAAGGAAAACCTATG CGGAGAAATCATCTTTGTCACAAATCCCAGAACCTTTTCTGGCAGTGCTTACCTTTCTTCTTGGGTTTGTTTTACCAGTGGTCCCAACTGTAATAATTATATGTAAAAGGCAACGAACAAGAAAGCCAACCGAGGATAAGATTAAAGACACAGCAAGTGACAAGTCAGAAGCATCTCTATCAATGAATTTAATGAACATATCACAGGAATCATAA